Proteins encoded by one window of Micromonospora coxensis:
- the mraZ gene encoding division/cell wall cluster transcriptional repressor MraZ codes for MFLGTHTPRLDDKGRLILPAKFRDELAGGVVITKGQDRCLYVFPTPEFQRIADQLRAQPMTNKAARAYSRVFFASAHDEVPDKQGRVTIPAHLRSYAALDRELVVIGASTRVEIWDKAAWENYLAESEDDFADIEEGVLPGGL; via the coding sequence ATGTTCCTCGGCACCCACACCCCGCGCCTGGACGACAAAGGCCGGTTGATCCTTCCGGCGAAGTTCCGGGACGAACTGGCGGGGGGTGTCGTGATCACCAAAGGGCAGGACCGCTGCCTCTACGTCTTCCCCACGCCCGAGTTCCAGCGGATCGCGGACCAGTTGCGCGCGCAACCGATGACCAACAAGGCGGCCCGGGCCTACAGCCGGGTCTTCTTCGCCAGCGCGCACGACGAGGTCCCCGACAAGCAGGGACGGGTCACCATCCCGGCCCACCTCCGGTCGTACGCCGCGCTCGACCGGGAGCTGGTGGTGATCGGGGCGAGCACCCGGGTGGAGATCTGGGACAAGGCGGCCTGGGAGAACTACCTCGCCGAGAGCGAAGACGACTTCGCCGACATCGAGGAGGGGGTGCTGCCCGGCGGTCTGTAG
- a CDS encoding MurT ligase domain-containing protein, whose protein sequence is MPLRAKVASSVSRTAAALSRAAGRGDGSVIGGWIGLKIDPDLLAHLSAGRAIALISGTNGKTTTTRLAAAAVGVLGRVATNSFGANMPTGHTSALAKAGSTPYAVLEVDEHYLAQVLEATEPHVVALLNLSRDQLDRAKEVAMMAQLWRAALVRHADVRVVANADDPMVVWAATPPADPARGVNAPHVTWFSAGQRWHDDSWVCPECGSTIQRSGEQWWCTGCPLRRPEPHWTVEDDGVLDPTGAWHKVSLQLPGKVNVGNAATALAVAAEFGVRPVDAVSRLGTVTSVAGRYAQVVRDGRNIRLLLAKNPASWLEAFDMADEAPTLLSINARDPDGLDTSWLFDVDFAPLRGRQVLITGDRAYDLAVRLEINDVPFQHVRTFDEAVRTVPPGRLEVIANYTAFQDIRAELDRVN, encoded by the coding sequence ATGCCCCTGCGGGCGAAGGTGGCCAGCTCCGTGTCGCGGACGGCCGCGGCGCTGTCGCGCGCCGCCGGTCGGGGCGACGGCTCGGTGATCGGCGGCTGGATCGGCCTGAAGATCGACCCGGACCTGCTTGCCCACCTCTCCGCCGGCCGCGCCATCGCGCTGATCTCCGGCACCAACGGAAAGACCACCACCACCCGGCTCGCCGCCGCCGCCGTGGGCGTCCTCGGCCGGGTCGCCACCAACTCCTTCGGCGCCAACATGCCGACCGGCCACACCTCCGCGCTGGCCAAGGCGGGCAGCACCCCGTACGCGGTGCTGGAGGTGGACGAGCACTACCTCGCGCAGGTGCTGGAGGCCACCGAGCCGCACGTGGTGGCGCTGCTCAACCTCTCCCGCGACCAGCTGGACCGGGCCAAGGAGGTGGCCATGATGGCGCAGCTCTGGCGCGCCGCGCTGGTCCGGCACGCCGACGTCCGGGTGGTCGCCAACGCCGACGACCCGATGGTGGTCTGGGCCGCCACCCCGCCGGCCGACCCGGCGCGCGGGGTCAACGCCCCGCACGTCACCTGGTTCAGCGCCGGTCAGCGCTGGCACGACGACTCCTGGGTCTGCCCGGAGTGCGGCTCCACCATCCAGCGCTCAGGAGAGCAGTGGTGGTGCACCGGCTGCCCGCTGCGCCGCCCCGAGCCGCACTGGACGGTGGAGGACGACGGCGTCCTCGACCCCACCGGCGCCTGGCACAAGGTGAGCCTGCAGCTCCCCGGCAAGGTCAACGTCGGCAACGCGGCCACCGCGCTGGCCGTCGCCGCCGAGTTCGGGGTACGCCCCGTCGACGCGGTCTCCCGGCTCGGGACGGTCACCTCGGTCGCCGGCCGGTACGCCCAGGTCGTCCGGGACGGGCGCAACATCCGGCTGCTGCTGGCGAAGAACCCGGCCAGCTGGCTGGAGGCGTTCGACATGGCCGACGAGGCCCCGACACTGCTCTCCATCAACGCCCGTGACCCCGACGGCCTGGACACCTCCTGGCTCTTCGACGTCGACTTCGCCCCGCTGCGCGGCCGGCAGGTGCTCATCACCGGCGACCGGGCCTACGACCTGGCGGTCCGGCTGGAGATCAACGACGTGCCGTTCCAGCACGTGCGCACCTTCGACGAGGCGGTCCGGACGGTCCCGCCGGGCCGGCTGGAGGTCATCGCCAATTACACCGCCTTCCAGGACATCCGAGCGGAGTTGGACCGTGTCAACTGA
- the rsmH gene encoding 16S rRNA (cytosine(1402)-N(4))-methyltransferase RsmH — MGELRGTHVPVLLERCLELLAPALDRGGRTVHVDATLGLAGHAEAVLERHPDTVLVGLDRDTEALAHARVRLARFADRIHLEHAVYDELPEVLERLGYPAVDGVLFDLGVSSLQLDAPDRGFAYAQDAPLDMRMDQTRGMTAEEVVNTYSHPDLARVLRVYGEEKFAGKIASAIIRERERAPITSSARLAELVRESIPAPARRTGGHPAKRTFQALRIEVNRELAALETALPAALDKLNVGGRMVVLSYHSLEDRLTKQALADRVRSKGPVDLPVELPGSGPTFRLLSRGAELPGEAEVAVNPRAASVRLRAAERLDPTAGQQGRTDRERYRRRVKAMHQPGTGSTPGSTVGPGATPGDGSGTDEEGEGT, encoded by the coding sequence ATGGGGGAGCTACGCGGCACGCACGTGCCGGTGCTGCTCGAGCGGTGTCTCGAGTTGCTGGCCCCCGCGCTGGACCGGGGCGGCCGGACGGTCCACGTCGACGCGACGCTGGGTCTGGCCGGGCACGCCGAGGCGGTGCTCGAACGGCACCCGGACACCGTGCTGGTCGGTCTGGACCGGGACACCGAGGCCCTCGCCCACGCGCGGGTCCGGCTGGCCCGGTTCGCCGACCGGATCCACCTGGAGCACGCCGTCTACGACGAGCTGCCCGAGGTGCTGGAGCGGCTCGGCTATCCGGCCGTCGACGGGGTGCTGTTCGACCTGGGGGTCTCCTCGTTGCAGCTGGACGCGCCCGACCGCGGGTTCGCGTACGCCCAGGACGCGCCGCTGGACATGCGGATGGACCAGACCCGGGGGATGACCGCCGAGGAGGTGGTCAACACCTACTCGCACCCGGACCTGGCCCGGGTGCTGCGGGTCTACGGCGAGGAGAAGTTCGCCGGGAAGATCGCCTCGGCGATCATCCGCGAGCGGGAGCGGGCCCCGATCACCTCGTCGGCCCGGCTGGCGGAGCTGGTCAGGGAGAGCATTCCGGCACCAGCGCGACGAACCGGGGGACACCCGGCCAAGAGAACGTTTCAGGCTTTACGGATCGAGGTAAACAGAGAGCTGGCAGCGCTGGAGACAGCGCTGCCGGCCGCTCTCGACAAGCTCAACGTGGGCGGTCGCATGGTGGTCCTGTCCTACCACTCGCTGGAGGACAGGCTCACCAAGCAGGCGCTCGCCGACCGGGTCCGCAGCAAGGGCCCGGTCGACCTCCCGGTGGAACTTCCCGGGTCGGGCCCGACGTTCCGGCTGCTCAGCCGGGGCGCCGAGCTTCCCGGGGAGGCGGAGGTCGCCGTGAACCCGCGCGCCGCCTCGGTGCGCCTGCGGGCCGCGGAACGACTCGACCCGACCGCCGGGCAGCAGGGGCGGACCGACCGCGAACGGTACCGCCGCCGGGTCAAGGCGATGCACCAACCGGGGACGGGGTCGACACCGGGTTCCACAGTGGGACCGGGTGCGACGCCGGGGGACGGCAGTGGGACGGACGAAGAGGGGGAGGGAACATGA
- a CDS encoding Na+/H+ antiporter subunit E: MSADVGRRAVVRTGRILRFLGWFAARLVVANLVVAREILTPGWRLCPAIVRVPLPGASSTEVVLTALCVGLTPGTLTVAVRTSPPVLFVHGMYADDPDGFRRQIVELQRNLLSAVRPVGRRPAGPAPAAGDPDGR, from the coding sequence GTGAGCGCGGACGTCGGGCGACGAGCGGTGGTGCGTACCGGGCGGATCCTGCGCTTCCTCGGGTGGTTCGCCGCCCGCCTGGTGGTGGCCAACCTGGTCGTCGCCCGGGAGATCCTGACCCCGGGCTGGCGGCTGTGCCCGGCGATCGTCCGGGTGCCGCTGCCCGGGGCGAGCAGTACCGAGGTGGTGCTGACGGCGCTCTGCGTCGGGCTGACCCCGGGCACCCTCACGGTGGCGGTCCGGACGAGCCCGCCGGTGCTCTTCGTGCACGGCATGTACGCCGACGATCCGGACGGGTTCCGTCGCCAGATCGTCGAACTCCAGCGCAATCTGCTGTCGGCCGTGCGCCCCGTCGGCCGGCGGCCGGCCGGACCGGCGCCCGCGGCCGGCGACCCGGACGGGAGGTGA
- the leuS gene encoding leucine--tRNA ligase, with protein MSEAAAPASDVPPFRYTAALADEIERRWQDAWAREGTFHAPNPTGPLADPRHPRAGAEKLYVLDMFPYPSGAGLHVGHPLGYIGTDCFARYQRMAGRNVLHAMGFDAFGLPAEQYAVQTGTHPRTTTVANIERYKAQLRRLGLAHDERRSVATIDTDFYRWTQWIFLQVFNSWYDTAAKKARPVAELIAEFEGGTRPTPDGRPWAELTVAERRAIVDDHRLAYVSQAPVNWCPGLGTVLANEEVTADGRSERGNYPVFKRNLKQWMMRITAYGDRLLDDLDTLDWPEPIKLMQRNWIGRSTGAHIDFPTAAGPVRVFTTRPDTVFGATYMVLAPEHELVDVLVPAAWPEGTRDAWTGGHASPRAAVEAYRKAAAAKTDMERQADTREKTGVFVGAYATNPVTGGQVPIFIADYVLAGYGTGAIMAVPAQDERDWAFAEVFDLPIVRTVQPPDGFDGKAYTGDGPAVNSAAPERGLDLNGLGVAEAKARIIEWLEANGHGSGAVTYRLRDWLFSRQRYWGEPFPIVYDETGAAIALPEQMLPVELPEVDDFSPKTFDPDDADSNPETPLSRRRDWVEVELDLGDGPKRYTRETNVMPQWAGSCWYELRYLDPTNAERFVDAENERYWMGPRGEGDCGGTDLYVGGAEHAVLHLLYARFWHKVLYDLGHVSSFEPFRKLFNQGMIQAYAYTDARGAYVPAEDVTERDGGFYLGDTAVNREYGKMGKSLKNVVTPDEMCAAYGADTFRVYEMSMGPLEVSRPWETRAVVGSYRFLQRVWRAVVDEQTGALRVTDAPADEATRRLLHKVVDGVRADMEGIRFNTAIAKLIELTNAITRLSETPREVAEPLVLMLAPFAPHVAEELWRRLGHDTSLAYADFPTADPALLVAETVTYPVQVNGKVRGRIEVAADAAEDDVRTAALEAVAGALAGKEPRKVIVVKGRMVSVVV; from the coding sequence ATGAGTGAGGCAGCCGCACCGGCCAGTGACGTGCCACCGTTCCGGTACACGGCCGCCCTGGCCGACGAGATCGAGCGGCGCTGGCAGGACGCCTGGGCGCGCGAGGGCACCTTCCACGCCCCCAACCCGACCGGTCCGCTGGCCGACCCGCGGCACCCGCGCGCCGGCGCGGAGAAGCTGTACGTGCTGGACATGTTCCCCTACCCGTCGGGCGCCGGCCTGCACGTCGGGCACCCGCTGGGCTACATCGGCACCGACTGCTTCGCCCGCTACCAGCGGATGGCCGGGCGCAACGTGCTGCACGCGATGGGCTTCGACGCGTTCGGCCTGCCCGCCGAGCAGTACGCGGTGCAGACCGGCACCCACCCCCGCACCACCACCGTGGCGAACATCGAGCGGTACAAGGCGCAGCTGCGCCGGCTGGGCCTGGCCCACGACGAGCGGCGCTCGGTGGCCACCATCGACACCGACTTCTACCGCTGGACGCAGTGGATCTTCCTGCAGGTCTTCAACTCCTGGTACGACACCGCGGCGAAGAAGGCCCGGCCGGTCGCCGAGCTGATCGCCGAGTTCGAGGGGGGCACCCGGCCCACCCCGGACGGCCGCCCCTGGGCCGAGCTGACCGTGGCCGAGCGGCGGGCGATCGTCGACGACCACCGGCTGGCGTACGTCTCGCAGGCGCCGGTCAACTGGTGCCCCGGGCTGGGCACCGTGCTGGCCAACGAGGAGGTCACCGCCGACGGCCGCTCCGAGCGGGGCAACTACCCGGTCTTCAAGCGCAACCTGAAGCAGTGGATGATGCGGATCACCGCGTACGGTGACCGGCTGCTGGACGACCTGGACACCCTGGACTGGCCCGAGCCGATCAAGCTGATGCAGCGCAACTGGATCGGCCGCTCCACCGGCGCGCACATCGACTTCCCGACCGCCGCCGGGCCGGTGCGGGTGTTCACGACCCGGCCGGACACCGTCTTCGGCGCCACCTACATGGTGCTGGCCCCCGAGCACGAGCTGGTCGACGTGCTGGTCCCGGCGGCCTGGCCGGAGGGGACCCGGGACGCCTGGACCGGCGGGCACGCCAGCCCGCGCGCGGCGGTCGAGGCGTACCGGAAGGCGGCGGCGGCCAAGACCGACATGGAGCGGCAGGCCGACACCAGGGAGAAGACCGGTGTCTTCGTCGGCGCGTACGCCACCAACCCGGTGACCGGGGGACAGGTCCCGATCTTCATCGCCGACTACGTCCTGGCCGGCTACGGCACCGGCGCGATCATGGCGGTCCCCGCCCAGGACGAGCGGGACTGGGCGTTCGCCGAGGTCTTCGACCTGCCGATCGTGCGGACCGTGCAGCCGCCGGACGGCTTCGACGGCAAGGCGTACACCGGGGACGGCCCGGCGGTCAACAGCGCCGCGCCCGAGCGCGGCCTGGACCTGAACGGCCTGGGGGTCGCCGAGGCCAAGGCCCGCATCATCGAGTGGCTGGAGGCCAACGGCCACGGCAGCGGCGCGGTCACCTACCGGCTGCGCGACTGGCTGTTCTCCCGGCAGCGCTACTGGGGCGAGCCGTTCCCGATCGTGTACGACGAGACCGGGGCCGCCATCGCGCTGCCCGAGCAGATGCTGCCGGTCGAGCTGCCCGAGGTGGACGACTTCTCGCCGAAGACGTTCGACCCGGACGACGCCGACAGCAACCCGGAGACCCCGCTGTCGCGCCGGCGCGACTGGGTCGAGGTGGAGCTGGACCTGGGTGACGGCCCGAAGCGGTACACCCGGGAGACCAACGTGATGCCGCAGTGGGCCGGCTCCTGCTGGTACGAGCTGCGCTACCTGGACCCGACCAACGCCGAGCGCTTCGTCGACGCGGAGAACGAGCGGTACTGGATGGGTCCGCGCGGCGAGGGCGACTGCGGCGGCACCGACCTGTACGTCGGCGGGGCCGAGCACGCCGTGCTGCACCTGCTGTACGCCCGGTTCTGGCACAAGGTGCTGTACGACCTGGGCCACGTGTCGAGCTTCGAGCCGTTCCGCAAGCTGTTCAACCAGGGCATGATCCAGGCGTACGCGTACACCGACGCGCGGGGCGCGTACGTGCCCGCCGAGGACGTGACCGAGCGCGACGGCGGCTTCTACCTGGGCGACACCGCGGTCAACCGCGAGTACGGCAAGATGGGCAAGTCCCTGAAGAACGTCGTCACCCCGGACGAGATGTGCGCGGCGTACGGCGCGGACACCTTCCGGGTGTACGAGATGTCGATGGGCCCGCTGGAGGTGTCCCGCCCGTGGGAGACCCGGGCGGTCGTCGGGTCGTACCGGTTCCTGCAGCGGGTCTGGCGGGCGGTCGTCGACGAGCAGACCGGCGCGCTGCGGGTCACCGACGCGCCGGCCGACGAGGCGACCCGTCGGCTGCTGCACAAGGTGGTCGACGGGGTCCGCGCCGACATGGAGGGCATCCGGTTCAACACCGCGATCGCCAAGCTGATCGAGCTGACCAACGCGATCACCCGGCTGTCGGAGACGCCGCGCGAGGTGGCCGAGCCGCTGGTGCTGATGCTGGCGCCGTTCGCCCCGCACGTCGCCGAGGAGCTGTGGCGGCGGCTGGGCCACGACACCTCGCTGGCGTACGCGGACTTCCCGACCGCCGATCCGGCGCTGCTGGTGGCCGAGACGGTCACCTATCCGGTGCAGGTCAACGGCAAGGTGCGCGGCCGGATCGAGGTGGCCGCCGACGCCGCCGAGGACGACGTGCGCACGGCGGCGCTGGAGGCGGTGGCCGGTGCGCTGGCCGGCAAGGAGCCGCGCAAGGTCATCGTGGTGAAGGGCCGGATGGTCTCGGTCGTCGTCTGA
- a CDS encoding TVP38/TMEM64 family protein codes for MIPAVRRLLGQPSARRFALLLLLLAGFGVLLLVVPRPDPRALPDLADTLGGYAPAVAVLTGALLLVALVPRTFVTLASGAIFGALEGAAYALGAALLAAALGFAVGRVLGREFVAERVRGRLARLDGWFARQSVLGVITVRLLPISGYGLISYGYGTTGARVLPFLVGSVIASAPTAFGYAAVGAAVTSPGEVNWLAVAPASLGLIASAVLVHRWWRAERQRRLDITDPHL; via the coding sequence ATGATCCCCGCCGTCCGGCGGCTGCTCGGGCAGCCGTCGGCACGTCGGTTCGCCCTGCTGCTGCTCCTGCTCGCCGGGTTCGGGGTGCTGCTGCTGGTGGTGCCCCGCCCGGACCCGCGCGCCCTGCCGGACCTCGCCGACACCCTGGGCGGGTACGCCCCGGCGGTGGCCGTGCTGACCGGGGCGCTGCTGCTGGTCGCGCTGGTCCCCCGGACCTTCGTCACGCTCGCCTCCGGCGCGATCTTCGGCGCCCTGGAAGGGGCCGCGTACGCCTTGGGCGCGGCGCTGCTCGCGGCGGCGCTGGGCTTCGCGGTCGGCCGGGTGCTGGGCCGGGAGTTCGTCGCGGAACGGGTCCGCGGCCGGCTGGCCCGCCTCGACGGCTGGTTCGCCCGGCAGAGCGTGCTCGGGGTGATCACCGTACGGCTGCTGCCGATCTCCGGGTACGGCCTGATCAGCTACGGCTACGGCACCACCGGGGCCCGGGTGCTGCCGTTCCTCGTCGGCAGCGTGATCGCCTCCGCGCCGACCGCGTTCGGCTACGCCGCCGTCGGCGCGGCGGTCACCTCGCCGGGTGAGGTCAACTGGCTCGCCGTCGCCCCCGCCAGCCTCGGGCTGATCGCCAGCGCGGTGCTGGTGCACCGCTGGTGGCGGGCCGAACGGCAGCGCCGGCTCGACATCACCGACCCGCACCTCTGA
- a CDS encoding peptidoglycan D,D-transpeptidase FtsI family protein: protein MPPRSDDPRRDATTGSRRGSSRGAAGRGGDPRTGEPGVGGISDARAYTPRGRTIRESSQERAGREERTGQRRDPRANRSGDPFRPALQVLDGGRAATTRAGRRESAPAARAAVIRTVPARPRPDDDEELPPPRRRPARPVRRPDRPAARRPSRKPPRPPKLAEPRRRLRLGTLLVLALFATIGIRLVFLQAVDTPAYAGAGVDDRLTRVDLPAPRGAILDRTGAPLARSVEARYVFADPTRVKDRTATARLLSPLLGVPVSELAEKMKRRGDLQFQYLARGVDIPRAKQVEALDLAGIGVHRDERREVPGGDLAANLVGFTSQDMVGLEGLEARYDDLLEGVDGKRVYEAGLGDLNAPIPGGYSMTTPAKPGSSLVLTIDRDLQYQVQQVLGRQMAQTRGSVGAAVVLDVKTAEVLAQASHPTYNAAQPEQSRPTDREDAATSFVVDPGSVHKAITFGAALQEGAITPETTMPIANSITKGDTVFSDTHPANGRRMSLPGMMAYSSNVGTIEIADKLGRDRLIDYQKRFGLGQPTGAGMPGEASGRLLPAEEWSGSSYGSVPIGHSVDATPLQMAAAYATIANDGTYVQPHLIKEVVDGQTGKRSPAEPPVTRSVLSPSNAAALRTILEAVTTVDDATGVAARVPGYRVAGKTGTGWRLVDGVKQPGEVASFIGMAPAEKPRYVVAVFVWSPGGEGGTVAAPAFREMMGFTLRHYRVPPSGGKAPKFEVFPR, encoded by the coding sequence GTGCCACCGAGATCGGATGATCCGCGCCGGGACGCCACGACGGGCTCCCGGCGCGGCTCGTCGCGGGGTGCGGCCGGGCGGGGCGGCGACCCGCGTACCGGCGAGCCGGGAGTCGGCGGGATCTCCGACGCCCGGGCGTACACCCCCCGGGGTCGTACCATCCGGGAGAGCAGCCAGGAGCGGGCCGGGCGCGAGGAGCGCACCGGCCAGCGGCGCGACCCGCGCGCCAACCGCTCCGGCGACCCGTTCCGCCCCGCCCTCCAGGTGCTCGACGGCGGCCGGGCCGCCACCACCCGCGCCGGCCGCCGGGAGAGCGCCCCGGCCGCCCGGGCCGCGGTGATCCGTACCGTCCCGGCGCGACCCCGCCCGGACGACGACGAGGAGCTGCCGCCGCCGCGGCGGCGTCCCGCCCGGCCCGTGCGCCGGCCGGACCGCCCGGCCGCCCGCCGCCCCTCCCGCAAGCCGCCCCGACCGCCGAAGCTGGCCGAGCCGCGTCGCCGGCTGCGGCTGGGCACGCTGCTCGTCCTGGCGCTCTTCGCGACCATCGGCATCCGGCTGGTCTTCCTCCAGGCCGTGGACACCCCGGCGTACGCGGGCGCCGGCGTCGACGACCGGCTCACCCGGGTCGACCTGCCCGCCCCGCGCGGCGCGATCCTGGACCGCACCGGCGCGCCGCTGGCCCGCAGCGTGGAGGCCCGGTACGTCTTCGCCGACCCGACCCGGGTCAAGGACCGGACGGCCACCGCCCGGCTGCTCTCCCCGCTGCTCGGGGTGCCCGTCTCCGAGCTGGCCGAGAAGATGAAGCGGCGCGGCGACCTGCAGTTCCAGTACCTCGCCCGGGGGGTCGACATCCCCCGGGCCAAGCAGGTCGAGGCGTTGGACCTGGCCGGCATCGGGGTGCACCGCGACGAGCGGCGCGAGGTGCCCGGCGGTGACCTCGCCGCCAACCTGGTCGGCTTCACCAGCCAGGACATGGTCGGCCTGGAGGGCCTCGAGGCGCGCTACGACGACCTGCTCGAAGGCGTCGACGGCAAGCGGGTGTACGAGGCCGGCCTGGGCGACCTCAACGCCCCCATCCCCGGCGGCTACAGCATGACCACCCCGGCGAAGCCGGGCAGCTCGCTGGTGCTCACCATCGACCGGGACCTGCAGTACCAGGTACAGCAGGTGCTCGGCCGGCAGATGGCGCAGACCCGGGGCAGCGTGGGCGCGGCAGTGGTGCTGGACGTGAAGACCGCTGAGGTGCTGGCGCAGGCGAGCCACCCCACCTACAACGCCGCGCAGCCGGAGCAGAGCCGGCCGACCGACCGGGAGGACGCCGCGACCAGCTTCGTGGTCGACCCCGGCTCGGTGCACAAGGCGATCACCTTCGGCGCGGCGCTGCAGGAGGGGGCGATCACCCCGGAGACCACCATGCCGATCGCGAACAGCATCACCAAGGGCGACACCGTCTTCTCCGACACCCATCCGGCCAACGGGCGGCGGATGAGCCTGCCGGGGATGATGGCGTACTCCTCCAACGTCGGCACCATCGAGATCGCCGACAAGCTCGGCCGGGACCGGCTGATCGACTACCAGAAGCGGTTCGGGCTGGGGCAGCCCACCGGCGCGGGGATGCCGGGGGAGGCCTCGGGGCGGCTGCTGCCCGCCGAGGAGTGGAGCGGCTCGTCGTACGGGTCGGTGCCGATCGGGCACAGCGTCGACGCCACGCCGCTGCAGATGGCCGCCGCGTACGCCACCATCGCCAACGACGGCACCTACGTGCAGCCGCACCTGATCAAGGAGGTCGTCGACGGGCAGACCGGGAAGCGCAGCCCGGCCGAGCCGCCGGTGACCCGCTCGGTGCTCAGCCCGTCGAACGCCGCCGCGTTGCGCACCATCCTGGAGGCGGTGACCACCGTCGACGACGCCACCGGGGTGGCCGCCCGGGTACCGGGCTACCGGGTGGCCGGCAAGACCGGCACCGGCTGGCGGCTGGTCGACGGCGTGAAGCAGCCCGGCGAGGTCGCCTCGTTCATCGGGATGGCCCCGGCGGAGAAGCCCCGGTACGTGGTGGCGGTCTTCGTGTGGAGTCCGGGCGGCGAGGGCGGCACGGTGGCCGCGCCGGCGTTCCGCGAGATGATGGGCTTCACGCTGCGCCACTACCGGGTGCCCCCGTCGGGCGGCAAGGCCCCCAAGTTCGAGGTCTTTCCGCGCTGA
- a CDS encoding type 1 glutamine amidotransferase, which translates to MSTESLRIVWIYPDLLSTYGDRGNVLILARRAQRRGMPVEVLEVRSDQRLPATADIYLIGGGEDGPQALGAQRLLADGGLHRAVAQGSVVFGVCAGYQLLGTSFFAKGTKCAGLELLDLSSDRGPARAVGELAGDVDPRLGIPALSGFENHGGRTHLGPGVSPLARVTAGVGNDGATEGAWRGKLLGTYSHGPALARNPALADLLLRWATGAHQLPPLDDTWADRLRSERRAAVAAAARA; encoded by the coding sequence GTGTCAACTGAGAGCCTGCGCATCGTCTGGATCTACCCCGACCTGCTCTCCACCTACGGCGACCGGGGCAACGTGCTGATCCTGGCCCGCCGGGCGCAGCGCCGCGGGATGCCGGTCGAGGTGCTGGAGGTCCGCTCCGACCAGCGGCTGCCCGCCACCGCCGACATCTACCTCATCGGCGGCGGCGAGGACGGCCCCCAGGCGCTCGGCGCGCAGCGGCTGCTCGCCGACGGTGGCCTGCACCGGGCGGTGGCCCAGGGGTCGGTCGTCTTCGGTGTCTGCGCCGGCTACCAGCTCCTCGGCACCTCCTTCTTCGCCAAGGGCACCAAGTGCGCCGGCCTGGAGCTGCTGGACCTCTCCTCCGACCGGGGCCCCGCCCGGGCCGTCGGCGAGCTGGCCGGCGACGTCGACCCGCGGCTGGGCATCCCGGCGCTGTCCGGGTTCGAGAACCACGGCGGGCGCACCCACCTCGGTCCGGGCGTCTCGCCGCTGGCCCGGGTCACCGCCGGCGTGGGCAACGACGGGGCCACCGAGGGCGCGTGGCGGGGCAAGCTGCTCGGCACGTACTCGCACGGGCCGGCGCTGGCCCGCAACCCGGCCCTGGCCGACCTGCTGCTGCGCTGGGCGACCGGCGCGCACCAGCTCCCCCCGCTGGACGACACCTGGGCCGACCGGCTCCGCTCGGAGCGCCGCGCCGCGGTGGCCGCCGCCGCCCGGGCATGA
- the mnhG gene encoding monovalent cation/H(+) antiporter subunit G gives MMRTVLAAVLLLVGAGLIAVSALGLLRLPDVYNRMNAVAKAASLGVVCVLLGVLVLVFDARSAVVVAVAIGLQLVSAPVGGYALAVASYRAGSPLAPVTRYDDLADAGFGAGPGSDPPGGRAGGRAGGTAGGGSTGG, from the coding sequence CTGATGCGTACCGTGCTGGCGGCGGTCCTGCTGCTGGTGGGGGCCGGCCTGATCGCGGTCAGCGCCCTGGGCCTGCTGCGACTGCCGGACGTCTACAACCGGATGAACGCCGTGGCCAAGGCGGCGAGTCTGGGCGTGGTGTGCGTCCTGCTGGGGGTGCTGGTGCTGGTGTTCGACGCGCGCAGCGCGGTGGTGGTCGCCGTGGCCATCGGACTGCAACTGGTCAGCGCGCCGGTGGGTGGCTACGCGCTCGCCGTGGCGTCCTACCGGGCGGGCAGCCCACTGGCCCCGGTGACCCGGTACGACGATCTCGCCGACGCCGGGTTCGGCGCCGGCCCCGGGAGCGACCCGCCGGGCGGCAGGGCGGGCGGCAGGGCGGGCGGCACGGCGGGCGGCGGGTCCACGGGTGGGTAA
- a CDS encoding monovalent cation/H+ antiporter complex subunit F, with the protein MILLDVVLAVLALSALPVIWRLAVGPTDADRAAALDLGFFVVLAAMAVLAARLDFPALLDLVLTGTLVAFLATVALARLVHRRSR; encoded by the coding sequence GTGATCCTGCTCGACGTGGTGCTCGCCGTGCTCGCGCTGTCGGCGCTGCCGGTGATCTGGCGGCTGGCCGTCGGCCCGACGGACGCGGACCGGGCGGCGGCCCTGGATCTGGGCTTCTTCGTCGTCCTGGCCGCGATGGCCGTACTGGCCGCCCGGCTGGACTTCCCGGCCCTGCTGGACCTGGTGCTGACCGGCACCCTGGTGGCCTTCCTGGCCACGGTCGCCCTGGCCCGCCTGGTGCACCGGCGGTCCCGCTGA